ACAAGAGATATCATGCCTCTGCCCCAGAAGAGTCCACAATACTCATGTGATCGATGCCTTCCAGCCCACAGTGTGACCCAGGGCCTGGAGGATGCAGACGACTCCAAGGCTCTGGAGGAGACCTGTCTCTCCTCCCATCCTCTAATGCCTGGCACTTCGAAGGAAGCTCCTGGTGTTGGTATACCCAGCAACCCTAAGAATCCTCAGAGTTTCTGCTCCTCTTCCATTGCCATCGCAACCACCTCAACAAGTGAGCTGAATGAGGGCTCCGATAGCCAAGAAGAGGAGGATAACACCTCAGGGGCTGGGCCAGATGCCAAGAATGTGCCCGTAGATGCTCTAGATAAGACGGTGGCTTTGTTGGTGGATTTTATGCTATTCAGGTATCTAAAGAAAGAGCTCATGACAAAGGCAGATATGAAGATCATCATCAAAGGGTATGAAGAGCACTTCGCTGAGGTCTTCCTGAAAGCCTCTGAGCGCATGGAGATGGTCTTCGGCCTTGATGTGAAGGAAGTGGATCCTATCAACCACTGCTATGCCTTCTTCATCAAATTGGGCCTCACCTATGATGGGGTGCTGCATGGTAAAGAGGGCATACCCAAGACGGGTGTCCTGATACTTATCCTGGGTGTGATCTTCATGAAGGGCAACAGTGCCACTGAAAAGGAAGTCTGGGAAGTTCTGAAGTTGACGGGGATATATCCCGGGAGGAAGCACTCCCTCTTTGGGGACCCCAGGAAGCTCATCACCCAAGATTTCGTGAAGGGAAAGTACCTGGAATACCGCCAGGTGGCCAACAGTGATCCCACACAATTTGAATTCCTCTGGGGCTCAAGAGCCCACGCTGAAACCACCAAGATGAAAGTCCTGGAGTTTCTGGCCAAGGTTCATGGGACTGACCCGAGTTCTTTCCCATCTCAGTATGAGGAGGCTTtgcaagaagaagaagagacaacCCGAGCCAGAATGTAAGCCATGGCTATCTCTACTTCTGTGGCCACTGCAAGTTTCTAGTGCCAAGTCCAGTCACTTCTCTTGCCCCTAGTGAAGCCTGAGGCAGGTTCTTCACTTTGTCTTTGAGAAGGTCAGTTACTGTTCATAGAATTTAGGTCTGTGATGAGGTGAAAGCAATAGTTTATATGTCTATGTGTTCCTATATTGTAtaacttgaaaattattttttaaacttatgcaTTTGTTTAAATAGTGTTTCTTTTGATATAGATTCAATTAGTCAAAATCTCCAAGTTTATGAAAGTATAGGTCACAAATTTAATGCTATGATGAGGTTTAATATAGTGtgagttttgttattttattaaactaACTGTGAAACCATCTTAAATAATTACTTGGAAAAGATAACTTGGAACTGCAGTAGGTATTTACTGCAAATCTGAGAGTGATCAGTTTTAAGGTGGTTGAgttcaataaatagaaaaaaaaattgtcaatctGTGGCCCCcttttgccttttatattttttttataaaattagattatatattctttaatatgCTGAACTTGTTTatggatatataaaaataaatgtcaatataTTAGACcccctgtttgtttcttttattccccAAACCTTAACTGAACATTTGCTTTTGGAAATCACTATGGTGGTCTTGGAGATTCTAGCATTAACAAGACCTACGACCTgcccttttaatttttatctatagGATCAGCAATCCTATAATTATGGTGGGATATCTTCTCATATCTAAGGGACAAGT
This region of Felis catus isolate Fca126 chromosome X, F.catus_Fca126_mat1.0, whole genome shotgun sequence genomic DNA includes:
- the LOC101080432 gene encoding melanoma-associated antigen B16-like; this translates as MPLPQKSPQYSCDRCLPAHSVTQGLEDADDSKALEETCLSSHPLMPGTSKEAPGVGIPSNPKNPQSFCSSSIAIATTSTSELNEGSDSQEEEDNTSGAGPDAKNVPVDALDKTVALLVDFMLFRYLKKELMTKADMKIIIKGYEEHFAEVFLKASERMEMVFGLDVKEVDPINHCYAFFIKLGLTYDGVLHGKEGIPKTGVLILILGVIFMKGNSATEKEVWEVLKLTGIYPGRKHSLFGDPRKLITQDFVKGKYLEYRQVANSDPTQFEFLWGSRAHAETTKMKVLEFLAKVHGTDPSSFPSQYEEALQEEEETTRARM